The Halobacillus ihumii genomic sequence ATGCACTCTTAAGTCCGTCACCGAATTTACACATTCGCCGACACCCAACGGTTTACCAGGAGGATATCCTATTGTTCTGAGTAATAAAGGAGCAGAACTTGCATTACCAGAAGGAATTACGGAAGACGAGGCGATTCAAATCAATGAAGAGTCTGCTAAACTTGATGGAATTGAGAGAGTGGAGTCTGATGGTACGGTAGTCTTTGCAAATTACGCACATGAGATTTTGAAGGATATGATTGGATTTGATTGAAAGTCTTTCAAACCAGAAGATAGTTATGAAATTGGACTTGAAATGATGGCGAAGTACAAAGAGTTTGCAGCGTAAATTGTTTTTTAAACAACTTTAAAATATGATTTCCTTATTAATGACCCGAGCGCTATTCTGTAACTAGGATTAGCGCTCATTTTTTATTTGAGGGTCATTTTGTATTACTGAAGGTAATAATCTTTTTCCATTTTGTGTTAAAATAAAGTGAATTTTCATATTCTTCAAACGAGGAGGGGATGACAAATGATTGAAGGGCCGTTTCTCGTAGCCATTGTACCAGGGGCACTCGTTATCTTGCTTACTTGGTGGTTTAGAAGATTAAACTTTCCCTTATTTGTACGACTTACGCCAAGCATTCTAACCGTCATTGCCGCAATCATCTTGTTCTACATTGGATTCGTAAACGTCAGGGGATTTGAAGGAGCAGCCTACTTAATTCTGGCTTTCTTTTTGATTTTTTATGCCATAGTGTCTTTTATTATGGCAACTAAAAAGAAGCCAGTTTCAAGGAGAGAGCGGTGATCTGAGAATACGAAACCAGAGTGTATCCATTTCGTAGTATATAAAGGAGTTAAGTTGAAAGTTTAATGGAAAAGAGAACGCAAGAGAAAACCTTTATTGTATGTTTACTTAATTAATGACGTTAGCTGCTTATATAGGATCTGAATTCCCTTGTTGTGGTTGTGTTTCTTTAAGGGAGGCGATTTAGTATGTTGTTATTTTTGCTTGCACTTTTATTAATATGTGGTGGGTGGCTTTGGTTTTCTTATAACCACAAAAATGAAAAGTCACATTTATTGCTATTCATAATTACCATTGGAGCACCTTACCTTAATTATTACATAGGGCTTCAATACGCTGCTTATCTAGGTAGTCAAGGAGCGGGTTATGTTACAGGGTTCCTGACACTTGTTCTTTTTGCTAATAGTATAATTATGATTATATCAATAGCAGTTAGTACTGCTAGGAAAAACAGAGGAAATACAGATGGTTGAAAGTAATACATTTCAAATTCCTTAGCTTGTCCTAAGCTTGTCCTAAGGAGAAGTATTGTTCATTTAAGTTATCTTGAAAATCAATTCTGTTAATGGTCATATTGCTGAATATTAAAAAGGAGCTAATTCATCGAGTATATTTTAGAAGTTCAAAAATATATATCATTTATTCTAATAATTTTTGTTCTGTCGAGTCGTTTAACAGATCTTAGGCAAACAGACGTTTTAACTGAATAACACAATCAGGAACTGCTCAACTCTCTGTAACAATGGTCAGCGTTCTTTTTATTTATAAGGCCAAATTTTGGAGTAACGAATTGTGAAGGTGATTTTCTTGAAATTTGGGGTGATTTTATAGAAACAATTAGATGTTTACTTTATGTAATAAAGCAATCGAACTATTCAAATATTAAAGAGCTATATCAAAACAAAAAGGTAAGAGAGTTTCTTGGAGGCGTCAGAAAAGAAGATTCTATTCACGAAATACTAAATGAAATGCTTAAATCTGATGATGGTTCGTGGTATTGGATAATAAAAGATAAAAAATTAAACGGATTTATAGGCTTGGTATCGCTGACTCCTCATCATAATGGCGAAGATATTGAAGTTTCTTATCAACTTCTTCCGAAATGGTGGAGAAACGGTTACGCCACTGAGGTAGTAAGTGAGGTAATGAATTTTGCCTTTGAAAAATTAAAAGTTAGAAGTGTCGTTGCTGAAACACAGACTGCAAATCTCGCTTCTAGAAAACTCCTAGAAAAGTTAGAAATGCAATTAGTCAATACATTTCGGAGGTTTGGTGCAGAACAATCCTTTTACACTTTAGACAGAGATTCATAATAAGAATTGTTTTACGTATTGAATAACTCTTTAGGTGAAACATGGGAAATTAAATATTGTTAAACTAAAGGCCTTATAACAGTTATTAGAGGCTGCAAATTTTTCCTTTTCCAAGGAAGAGTCTCAATATATTCACCTTAATCTCATTTTATACAACCTTGTTTACTAATATCGCCAATGTTGAACCATAAGACATGATTTCGGGAAATAGGAACTTTCTGTAAAATCAATCGTAGTTCTATTAGTTGCATTATTTCGGGAGGTTGAAGGATGGACAAAAGTTATTCCTCGGGAGCAGAGAAAACAACTGGGTTGGTATTAGGAAGTTTATCCCTTGCGTTAACTGGTAGTATTGTTTTTTGGTATTTAGGAAATCCAACACAGTTTATAGAGCAGCGCTTGGGAGTAAACTCTGAGGCTTTTAATAGTGTAATTGTTTGGTTATCTGCTTTCATCATTGCAATCGGATATATCATGTACACTGTAAAAGCCATTCCTTTTGTAAGAGAACATTTATTTACCTTTTCATGGCTTAAAGTAATTGGTATATGGGCGGCATTTGCATCGAGTATTGTGGAAGAAATCTTATTTAGACAAGTATTGATGGATTGGCTAATGAGCTTAAATTATGGAATCATTGTACAAGTAGTAGCTTCAGCTCTTATTTTTGGCTTAGCGCATGGTGCCTGGGTTCTTCTTAGAGGTGAGTTTAAAATTGCTCTACCAGTGATTCTGTCCACCACCATACTTGGCGGCTTACTTGCTATTTTATATTTGATAGCCGATCGAAATTTATTAGCACCCATTGTGGCTCATATCATAATTAACTTATTTATCGAGCCGTGGCTTATTCTTTCCGCAGTTACAGGTAGTTGGGATAAAGAGAAGAAAGAAGATAAATTAGTTAAATAGAAACGAAATTACCATATCGATTAAAACTCTCGCGAAACAGTTAATAAAGTAACTCAGTCTTATACTCATGTAGTTTTTGCATTTTAATTGGAGAGGGTGGTATTATCTCAGATTACATAATGGAATTACGGAAAAAAGTCGGTTCTATGCCTTTAGTTGTAAGTGTAGCAGGATGCTTAATAATTGATAAACAAAACCGGATTTTGTTACAACACCGAACAGACAATAATTTGTGGTCGCATCCTGGAGGTGCTGTAGAACTTGGTGAATCAGTAGAAGAAGCCGTTGAAAGAGAGGTTTACGAAGAAACTAATCTAAAGATACAACATATTGAATTATTCAATATCTATTCTGGGGAATCGCAGCATTATATTTATCCTAATGGCGATGAAGTTTACTTTCTAAATGTCATTTATGTGTGTAGAGATTTTATTGGTGTTCCAATTTCAAATGATAATGAGAGTAAGGAAGTGAAATTTTGGGATATAGATAATTTACCACAGATGACGCCTTCTAACAGAAAGATCTTAAATGATTTTAAATCGTACTTGGGCAAATAGAGAGTCTTTATCACTTGTTTCATTCCGGAGAAAGGCGTGGTTGTAACATACATCGCTATAAAGAGTAGTTTTAAAATAAGTTATGGGAATGTTTGAAAAAATTGGGGATTTGGAGTATGATACATTACAAGAAAATTGAGGTGAACAAAATGCCGTATAATATTTTTATTTACTGTTCACAACTCCATCATCATATGTATTAACCTTGCTATTCGATTTAATTATCGCATATAGGAAGGTTATTTATCATGAACCGCATTTGATTAAGTTTCACGCTTAAATCAAGTGCGGTTTTTTTATACTCAAATTATTGGAGGTATAGCAATGAAAAAAATGAATTACCAAAACGTAAAAGGAACACAAGATTATTTGGGGGATGCCGAAATAGTAAGAAGAAATATAAAAAGAACATTAGAAGATGTATTTATTCAATATGGTTGTAAACCACTAGAAACACCTATTTTAAATTATACAGGATTGCTTGCTTCTAAATATGGCGGGGGTGCAGAGATATTAGAAGAAATGTATACGTTAACTGACAGAGGAGAAAGAAATTTAGCCTTGCGATACGATCTTACTATCCCTTTTGCCAAAGTGGTGGCAATGAACCCTACTATAAGAATGCCCTTTAAAAGATACGAAATTGGAAAAGTATTTAGAGATGGACCAATCAAAGAAGGAAGGTATCGAGAATTCACCCAATGTGATGTAGATATAGTAGGTGTGGAGTCTCAGATAGCTGAGGCTGAACTAATGAGCATGGCACTGGTTGCTTTTAATAAGCTAGATGTAGGTGTGACTATTCAGTATAACAATAGAAAGTTGTTAGTCGGAATGCTTGAGGAATTTGGAATGAAAGAAGAAATGACTAGTAACGTAATATTAGTTTTAGACAAGCTCGAAAAAATAGGAGTAAATGCCGTAATTTCTGAACTTATAGAGCGAGGTGTAAACGCTAGAATAAAGTTGACAGTTTTCGCTTGATAGGATTTTACACTTTTGCTCTATCAACCTAATACTTTAGTAAAATAGTTGGTGACGTTATTTTACTGGGGGTTAGGATTTTGGAGGAGAAATTAGTGTTGTATTTAAAAATTAAGGACCTATATAAACGGAAGTTTAAAGTAGCACAAATCGCTAAGGAGCTTAAGATCTCAAGACCAACTGTCTATAAATATTTAGAGATG encodes the following:
- a CDS encoding NUDIX hydrolase; protein product: MPLVVSVAGCLIIDKQNRILLQHRTDNNLWSHPGGAVELGESVEEAVEREVYEETNLKIQHIELFNIYSGESQHYIYPNGDEVYFLNVIYVCRDFIGVPISNDNESKEVKFWDIDNLPQMTPSNRKILNDFKSYLGK
- a CDS encoding GNAT family N-acetyltransferase — protein: MKQSNYSNIKELYQNKKVREFLGGVRKEDSIHEILNEMLKSDDGSWYWIIKDKKLNGFIGLVSLTPHHNGEDIEVSYQLLPKWWRNGYATEVVSEVMNFAFEKLKVRSVVAETQTANLASRKLLEKLEMQLVNTFRRFGAEQSFYTLDRDS
- a CDS encoding CPBP family intramembrane glutamic endopeptidase — encoded protein: MDKSYSSGAEKTTGLVLGSLSLALTGSIVFWYLGNPTQFIEQRLGVNSEAFNSVIVWLSAFIIAIGYIMYTVKAIPFVREHLFTFSWLKVIGIWAAFASSIVEEILFRQVLMDWLMSLNYGIIVQVVASALIFGLAHGAWVLLRGEFKIALPVILSTTILGGLLAILYLIADRNLLAPIVAHIIINLFIEPWLILSAVTGSWDKEKKEDKLVK